One window from the genome of Musa acuminata AAA Group cultivar baxijiao chromosome BXJ1-4, Cavendish_Baxijiao_AAA, whole genome shotgun sequence encodes:
- the LOC135672154 gene encoding zinc finger CCCH domain-containing protein 32-like translates to MAVPAEPSSSTAVQVADRPPPNNINRNTTPCYFFMKGKCLKGDECPFRHGVGTPLDLHKDQQSTPSVSAVKAGQYRFQSMEEALEYFKKDKELKGESSHDRIEDSDFFRDVDECAAAWLQRGRTLDFLDQCNDPQSDHQREKDQHTENRESEMSGSLHGREQQKTSSEWTLDISMLEKGKLREESYDELDDEPVPRSETDQHRGLHGRDEKLLEGPSMRTKSKPREESNDELDPCDLRHQLPRVRRPKDSGRVSDPDDRGSHRYVHDDSSHAQHSQWDRQSLGRGRSKSIISLPTKSSPDRPTGWPSAIDTDRERKRRRLSPAMLMNDQESCARLDADSSSGAKRTSGGRTAGKDVAYPSDFPGPKSLAELRGAKASQTSYDEKRLSSSETADHQEYGSSLSFEGPLPLSVILQRKREAAPEKSAISSNGEGDNQGDADDHAWDPAEDGGNVPEASKGTTVDEEEEEGRIAKELLDGADEVVNYEEAAEGEDNEYEVDEDDFVKMVGDLLV, encoded by the coding sequence ATGGCAGTGCCTGCTGAACCATCATCGTCAACAGCAGTTCAAGTTGCAGATCGTCCACCTCCTAATAATATTAACAGGAATACTACTCCCTGCTATTTTTTCATGAAGGGGAAATGCTTAAAAGGTGATGAATGTCCTTTCAGACATGGAGTTGGTACTCCATTAGACCTTCACAAGGACCAGCAAAGCACTCCTAGTGTAAGTGCTGTCAAAGCTGGCCAGTATCGGTTTCAGTCCATGGAGGAGGCCCTTGAGTATTTTAAGAAGGATAAAGAGCTTAAGGGTGAGTCTTCTCATGATCGTATAGAGGATTCTGATTTCTTCCGAGATGTAGACGAGTGTGCTGCGGCATGGCTTCAACGTGGAAGGACTTTGGATTTTCTAGATCAATGTAATGACCCCCAGTCAGATCATCAACGGGAGAAAGATCAGCACACTGAGAACAGGGAGTCTGAAATGTCCGGGAGCTTACACGGGCGGGAACAGCAAAAGACCTCCTCCGAGTGGACTTTGGACATATCAATGCTCGAGAAAGGAAAATTGAGGGAGGAGAGCTATGATGAGTTAGATGATGAACCAGTTCCAAGATCGGAGACAGATCAGCACAGGGGCTTGCACGGACGGGATGAGAAGCTTTTGGAGGGACCATCAATGCGGACGAAAAGCAAGCCGAGGGAGGAGAGCAATGATGAGTTGGATCCTTGTGATCTCCGCCATCAGTTACCGAGAGTAAGAAGACCAAAAGATTCGGGACGGGTTAGCGATCCTGATGATCGTGGCAGTCAtcgatatgttcatgatgatagtTCTCATGCTCAGCATTCACAGTGGGATCGCCAGTCTCTCGGAAGGGGAAGATCCAAAAGTATAATATCTCTGCCTACCAAATCTTCACCAGATCGACCTACTGGCTGGCCGTCTGCGATAGACACAGAcagagaaaggaaaagaagaagattatCGCCAGCCATGCTGATGAACGATCAGGAAAGCTGCGCAAGGTTGGATGCGGATTCAAGCTCCGGTGCAAAGAGGACATCTGGTGGACGGACAGCGGGAAAAGATGTTGCTTACCCTTCAGATTTTCCAGGCCCAAAGAGTCTTGCTGAGCTTAGAGGTGCAAAAGCTTCTCAGACCTCCTACGACGAGAAAAGATTAAGTTCCAGCGAAACTGCAGATCATCAGGAATATGGATCCTCCCTCTCTTTCGAAGGCCCACTGCCATTGAGTGTCATTCTCCAGAGGAAAAGAGAGGCTGCACCTGAGAAGAGTGCGATCTCAAGCAATGGGGAAGGAGATAATCAAGGAGATGCAGATGATCATGCTTGGGATCCTGCCGAGGATGGTGGGAATGTCCCTGAAGCATCCAAGGGTACGACGgttgatgaagaggaagaagagggtagGATCGCTAAGGAATTACTTGATGGTGCAGATGAAGTGGTTAATTATGAGGAGGCAGCTGAAGGCGAAGATAATGAATACGAGGTGGATGAAGATGACTTTGTCAAGATGGTAGGAGACCTATTGGTCTGA